DNA sequence from the Armigeres subalbatus isolate Guangzhou_Male chromosome 1, GZ_Asu_2, whole genome shotgun sequence genome:
ggggatttcagccaaaatgtataggaaaatacacctccgtcactcattcaaactggaaattggttctgattgctcaattgaccttagaattgcaaaaacggcagttggtatgctacagaacaatttcacagaacattgcatgatgattaaatgaaccccgtggaattagacaactttttgtttcctgggccagtctaatggacATCTTCTGTTTCAGCGTTTCTGGTTCCCCAGCTCGAGTCATCTTTTCCGAACGTCTTCAGCGAAAAGCTCGGTTTGTGCAGTAAAACCAAAGTGAAATTGGAGCTGAAAGAAAGTGTTCGACCCGTTTTCTGCCCGAAGCGTCCGGTAGCGTATGCGATGTACGATGCCGTCGACCAGGAGCTCGATCAACTGGAGAAACTCAACATCATAACTCCTGTCGACTACTCCGAATGGGCTGCTCCTATTGTCGTTGTTCGCAAAGCCAACGGTACCATCCGGATTTGCGGAGATTATTCCACGGGATTGAATGCTGCTCCCTGATATACCCAATCAGTATCCGCTGCCacttccggacgacatcttCGCCAAGCTCGCTGGCTGTCAGGTATTCAGCCAAATAGATTTGTGCGACGCTTTCTTATAGGTGGAAGTCGACGAGCAGCACCGCAAGTTGCTTCTATTCCTACAACCGTCTTCCGCCAGGTGTGAAGATTGCACGTGGTGCATTCCAACGATACGATGCTTGCCGGCCTAGAATGCACTTCCGGGTACCTCGATGACGTCATCATCGATGGTAAAACAGGAGAAGAACACGATCGCAACCTTCGAGCTGCTTTGAAGCGAATCCAGGAATTCGGTTTCACCATCCGCGTCGACAAGTGCACTTTTCGTAAGCAGCAAGTACAGTATGTGGGTCACGTTGTCGACAGTCGCGGGTTACGCCCGGATCCGGCCAAGATCGAAGCGATATCCAAACTACCGCCTCCTACCGATGTCTCTGGTGTACGGTCCTTCTTGCGGGCCATAAACTACTAGGGCAAGTTCGTCCCCAACATGCGAAACCTACGATATACGCTCGATAATCTCCTCAAAGCTGATGCAATATTCCATTGGACTCTGGACTGCCAAAAGCGTTTgagaaattcaaacaaattctctCCTCGGATCTGTTCCTCACACACTACGATCCGAAGCGGGAGATTATCGTCTTTGCCGACGCTTCCTCCATTGGACTAGGAGCGACGATCAGCCACAAGTTCCCCGACGGTAGCATCAAGGTTGTCCAGCATGCCTCCAGGGCACTCACGAAAGCGGAGCAAGGTTATAGTCAGCCGGATCGTGTAGGTTTGGCCATTATCTTCGCCGTTACGAAGTTCCACAAGATGCTCTTCGGACGGCACTTTCGTTTGCAAACGGATCATCAGCCTCTGCTGCGGATcttcggatccaagaaaggtattCCGGTCTACACCGCAAACCGCCTTCAACGCTTCGCACTCAACCTGCTGCTCTACGATTTCGACATCGAGTACGTGCCCACTCACAAGTTCGGCAACGCGGACCTGCTTTCCCGGTTGATCAACCAGCACGTCAAGCCCGATGAAGATTACATCATCGCAAGCCTCAACCTGGAAGAGGACCCCAGGTCAGTTATATCTAGTTCCGTTAAAGTGTTGCCGTTTCATTTCAGAGCCGTCGCGCAAAGCACCCAGGCAGATCCGCTGCTACGCAAAGTCTACCACCACATCCAGAACGGTTGGCCCCAGTCCAAACTTTCGGGGTCCGACCTCCAACGGTTCCAAGCCAGACAGGAATCGCTCTCTGTGGTAGATGGGTGCATCATGTTTGCCGAACGGCTCGTCATCCCATCGTTGCATCGCCAGCGCTGCCTGGAACAGTTCCATCGTGGCCATCCCGGCATGCAGCGTATGAAATCTCTCGCACGCAGCTACGTCTATTGGCCCAGTTTGGATACCGATATCGTCACCTTCGTCAAGGCATGCCAAAAGTGCGCGTCCGTAGCTAGATCACCTCCTCACTCTCCACCGGTGCCGTGGCCCAAATCGACAGTTCCGTGGCAGCGAGTCCACATCGATTACGCTGGCCCGATCGAAGGCGAATACTACCTTATCGTCGTCGATTCGCTCTCCAAGTGGCCGGAGATTGTTCAAACGAACCGTATCACCTCGACGGTGACCATCAGCATCCTCCGTGGGCTGTTCGCTCGCCTGGGTATGCCTGCTACACTTGTCAGCGACAACGGTACCCAGTTCACCAGCGCCGAGTTCGCTGATTTCTGCGCCACCAACGGCATTGAACACCTCACGACGGCTCCGTTCCATCCACAGTCCAATGGCCAAGCGGAAAGATTCGTGGACACTTTCAAACGGGCCGTGAAGAAGATTAGAGAGGGGAGAGGATCGATACAGGAAGCACTATATATATTTATTCTAACGTACCGAAGTACGCCCAATCGTGCTCTTCCCGACCAGAAGTCGCCATCTGAGGTCATGTTTGAACGCAAAATCCACACGTGTCTCGAGCTTCTGGGTCCACCGCCGGTACGAACATCAGTAACAACGCCCGACGACTGTAAGCAACTGCGATCCTTCAGCCGGAACGACCCCGTTTATGCCAAGCTCCACGGTCGCAACGGCTGGAAGTGGCTTGCCGGTAAAATTGTAGAGAAAATCGGAGACGTAATGTACAACGTGTGGGTCGAAGATCGTCGAATGCTGCGCTCCCACATCAACCAGCTCCGGAGTCGTTTTGCTGCTGACACGACGCTGAAGCAAGCTACTAGTCAAGCCACCTCTCGCCGGTATTCATTACCGCTCGACATATTGTTGGATGCTTGGAATCTCCCAAGTACATCAACCGGCAGTCAGGCACTGTCGCCTATTCCAAGCGCATCCGTTTCGACTCAAGCATCAATCTCCAGTCCCGAGCCTACATTGATAGGTTTCAAATCAGCTTGTTCTGCGTCCACGCCACGACACGAGCTTCCGGCAGTTCCGTCTACGtcatcatcaacgtcaacatcGACCGAGTTCGAGTCCGCTATTGAAGTGGAACCAGTACTGGATCTTCCTAGGCGTTCTTCACGTGCTCGAAGACCGCCGAACAGGTTTGACCCGTACCACCTCTATTAAGAGGGGAGATGTTGTGTACAACCCTAATGCGATGTACCGCACGGTACTGAGTACGCCGCTGGGCTCGCACAACGACAGCATAACTGTCACTGCGCGATGCTGAATGAAGCGCATCAATGTATTTTAATCTGGTTGTCGTTGTATTGTATTTTGTTATGTATGTTCAGTTTGTTTACGTCTGGCAATTTGTTAGTTGTGCCGATTTTAACGTGTCgcgaataaattatttttaaataaacaattcGTGTGCGTTATATTTCCTGATGTAGGGATAACAATCCGGTTACCGCGGATTAAACCATCGGGGTTACCGCAGTACAAAAAATCGGAAATTGAATTTCGTTAAGTTAGTTTTAGAAAATTATTATCCGATACAAAAAGAAGTAAAAGTGGATGGCAGTCCAGATTTCAACCTGGAAATACAACACAACTTCCACGAACTGGGCATTATCGGCATTGAATTCCATCGATAGACCCCTCCGCCGATCGCGACATCACACCACCACTACGCGTATTCATAAACATTGTCTGTTTTATGAGCCCACTCACTAGGTTTTTCACTTTCTGTCTGCTGTTAGTCAGGGTCTCCGATTTCGCCGTGATGTTTATTTAGGTTCCTCGCGTTGCTCTCTGAATCATCCGATCTACCATATGTATGCATGCATGCCTTTACTGCAGAGCGTCAGCGACGATGAGCATTAGGAGAGACACAACACGGCTTAATCTTTAAAGCTGAACCGGCTGAGGTTTTCTCGACTCGAGTCTCGAACCGTTTCATGAGCATATTTTTTGGCCAATTTAACTGAGACGGTTTGAGAGCGTGAGCTAAATTAGGTCCGGCAAAATAAGTTTTTGTTTTGCGATTATGGTGCATGACGGCTGCGATGACGCCGTCGACGGCACTGCCGACAGcaacacatgtttttttttcgggaatcgcTACAAATCGTTTTACGATGATGGCAGACATAATGCATAATAATAACTGAGAGTGCAAGGCAGCAAGAGATCATCATCATTTGTAGGGAGCTGATGGAACACTTTTATGAATTTGAGATTTATCCGGTTAGATGATTGAAGTCTCCGCGTGCTACATCGCACATATTTGCGAAATATTTGTGTGCCACATAACTGCAAATAGTATTTTTTGGGTCTACCGCGAAGATCGTGGCTACGGTTGCCCTATCGTTACTATACGAACTTTGATAAATGTCAGTTCACCTGCGCATAAGATCATTGGCTTGACTCCACCGTAATCCCTACGGGAGGTAAGGTCGCCAAACGAATACTCGTCATCTAACAAGGCAGTCACGATCATGCTAAACAATTTCGTCACGACCAAGTTAGAACTCTTGCCGACTGCTCATGTACCGCCGTATTCCCTCCGTCCCGATAACCCTTTCTTCGTATTATCTTCCTACCAGTTTAAAGTTAACCAAAAGCCACAACAATTTATCGCTTTCTTCCGGTTTTGCACTCTTACCCTTTTGGGATTTAACTTTTGCGGAAACTTCTCCCGCAGCAATATGCTCTCCAGTATGTAAAATATGTGTACACGTGTTATTTTTCCATCTCCGGCCAGTTGCAGTCAAAGTCGTCCCTTTGGCTGTACTCGAGCTAACTTTGTAACTCGTTTCCCCGGGACGGACGAGGACCCGAGACATGCAGTCAGACAAAAACAGACAGAAACACACTGTTGTAGCAGCACTTATGATAATAAAACAACTTCAGTCCCATACATGGACGAAGCGTTTTACGACCGACGACCGGTCGGGAATCGGCTAACTTGTGACTGGACTCTGTGACTGGACGGTCGAAGTTGCTACAACGTCGTCGGGAAGTGCCCATCTTGTTCTCGTGCAATAAGTGCATATTATGTTTATTTTCTTAAGTTTCGCATTTTAACGTTTGGCAGAGAAGTTGGTCCTTGCTGTGCTGTGCGATGGCGATGTTGCGGTCAATTTCGCTTTCGTGAACCGAATTTGGTGTGAGCAGAAATTATATTTGCTTTGTTTATCGCTGTTACGAGATGTCCAACAAACTAGCATAAAAATATACGGTTGAGGGATTTGTTATGATGGAACTTCCATTTAATGATGTTTAGCTGTTTCTGACTAGCCGGGAAGTGATACTTTTTTCCCAGatttgataataataatatttgacTAAGTACTGCCTtgttcccgtaacacggtagatcactttggcgtagtgtgttgcggtgtaagatctaccaaacagagccctagttTAATCCATTTTTTCTAGcaagggcaataagttgtggtaattaaggattcatcgtatttggtccccgctaccaacagcagtctcagaaataaaacatgattaatgttaccttgcagacagttgaaagactcgaattccttttgtttgaggctaaattgtatgcagcggaaacaacttttcaagcaattagttaaaaaacctcggtacccggtgttaggctgaactgactgctggaaaaatcgagtttaaatacgtactaactcttcttgaactggtgaacaatggtagtgagaggaacacacggaagttcttattactgaacaaattatCTTGCTTGAaatgtagacagagctaaatcccgggttttaatcCCGGGTttttcactggtgatattctagaagcaagacaaggatgtggctagggctccgatgcatggccagaaacagtattactgttctgttttctcaagaacggattgatttcctattgataaggggcgcgccttcaatgggattgctctccatgaagggtctaaatagcgagaccttgtcatggtggccTTGaggaaacaaaacaacaactgtatcgaaaccgatactgcattgcgtctcaatagcactggagtaattcgacatgcacttaaacactaaggatacgggtaacgctacaatagatctaataattggtcgcagtggcacacccgaacagggaAAAAAAGTACTGCCTTCATATTCCAACATGAAAACTTAGGAATTCTTTGTTTGTAAGAGTCCATAATGTAGAATTGTTTACAGAATAATAAAATTaggaatttaaatttaaatatccTCAGGATTCTCCACGGATATCATTACTATTCACCACTGGCGGAGCTAAgctggggcacgtgacccaccaaatcggatattttccctgaaattaaaataaaatcgttaaaaaagctccgaataaaaaactgattttatttCCGATTAAATTTTTTGGATAAatcttggaa
Encoded proteins:
- the LOC134207369 gene encoding uncharacterized protein K02A2.6-like, which translates into the protein MLAGLECTSGYLDDVIIDGKTGEEHDRNLRAALKRIQEFGFTIRVDKCTFRKQQVQYVGHVVDSRGLRPDPAKIEAISKLPPPTDVSGREIIVFADASSIGLGATISHKFPDGSIKVVQHASRALTKAEQGYSQPDRVGLAIIFAVTKFHKMLFGRHFRLQTDHQPLLRIFGSKKGIPVYTANRLQRFALNLLLYDFDIEYVPTHKFGNADLLSRLINQHVKPDEDYIIASLNLEEDPRSVISSSVKVLPFHFRAVAQSTQADPLLRKVYHHIQNGWPQSKLSGSDLQRFQARQESLSVVDGCIMFAERLVIPSLHRQRCLEQFHRGHPGMQRMKSLARSYVYWPSLDTDIVTFVKACQKCASVARSPPHSPPVPWPKSTVPWQRVHIDYAGPIEGEYYLIVVDSLSKWPEIVQTNRITSTVTISILRGLFARLGMPATLVSDNGTQFTSAEFADFCATNGIEHLTTAPFHPQSNGQAERFVDTFKRAVKKIREGRGSIQEALYIFILTYRSTPNRALPDQKSPSEVMFERKIHTCLELLGPPPVRTSVTTPDDCKQLRSFSRNDPVYAKLHGRNGWKWLAGKIVEKIGDVMYNVWVEDRRMLRSHINQLRSRFAADTTLKQATSQATSRRYSLPLDILLDAWNLPSTSTGSQALSPIPSASVSTQASISSPEPTLIGFKSACSASTPRHELPAVPSTSSSTSTSTEFESAIEVEPVLDLPRRSSRARRPPNRFDPYHLY